The proteins below come from a single Methanothrix thermoacetophila PT genomic window:
- a CDS encoding sulfurtransferase gives MALKMFKIFLLTVAVIVAALYVSLSYQRSADLAASPILSPEDLTSSCVLLDVSEEAESHIPGAVHINYTDLCGEDEILKPPEDLARIFGKAGISDSDSVVIYGECRPCGGSGVTIHPSTLTYFALLYLGHRNVWLLDRGITGWTNAGMPTASETSKRPPAVYTPHPRGGLLASIDYIKNSDVQLVDARTVQEFEASTILGSINIPADTVVSGGWFREDSELENLFRAKGLTKEKPVVVFTSTGVKATVVWFALKRMGYDARLFAMRRWVGAGETIVKP, from the coding sequence ATGGCTTTGAAGATGTTTAAGATCTTTCTTCTAACAGTCGCGGTGATTGTGGCTGCGCTTTACGTGAGCCTGTCATATCAGCGGTCGGCAGACCTTGCAGCATCTCCCATCCTGAGCCCTGAAGATCTGACGAGCTCCTGCGTGCTGCTAGACGTAAGCGAGGAGGCAGAATCCCATATACCCGGAGCAGTTCACATCAACTATACCGATCTCTGTGGCGAGGACGAGATTCTCAAGCCTCCGGAGGATCTTGCCCGGATATTCGGTAAGGCAGGCATATCAGACAGCGATTCTGTGGTGATCTACGGCGAGTGCAGGCCCTGTGGAGGCTCTGGCGTTACAATACATCCGTCGACCCTGACATACTTCGCGCTCCTGTATCTCGGACATAGAAACGTCTGGCTGCTCGACCGCGGCATCACCGGCTGGACGAACGCTGGCATGCCAACTGCCAGCGAGACATCCAAGAGGCCCCCTGCAGTATACACACCACACCCACGCGGAGGTCTTCTGGCATCGATAGATTACATAAAGAACAGCGATGTCCAGCTGGTGGATGCCAGAACAGTGCAGGAGTTCGAAGCATCAACAATACTGGGTTCGATCAACATACCTGCAGATACTGTGGTCTCAGGCGGCTGGTTCAGGGAGGATTCAGAGCTCGAGAACCTGTTCAGGGCCAAGGGTCTGACAAAGGAGAAACCAGTTGTGGTGTTCACATCAACAGGCGTGAAGGCGACTGTGGTATGGTTTGCTCTTAAGAGGATGGGCTACGATGCCAGGCTCTTCGCCATGAGGAGATGGGTCGGGGCAGGCGAGACCATAGTCAAGCCCTGA